From the genome of Desulfovibrionales bacterium, one region includes:
- the rfbD gene encoding dTDP-4-dehydrorhamnose reductase, giving the protein MVLGAAGMLGADVVRVLADAHHVLPRTRNDWDITDPVACRADITAIKPDVVINCAAFTKVDDCESWPDKAFSVNGEAVKHIAAACRTVNSRLIQISTDYVFDGTKGAPYREEDTPNPINVYGRSKLKGEEYALKIEGSMVIRASWLYGRNGSNFVDTILRLAKKKKTLTVVDDQFGSPTYTSDLAGAIGRLVQKELTGIIHVTNSGICSWYEFAREILKIAGKKDVSIAAIKTAGLSRPAKRPHFSALDNSRYIAITGQSLRPWPEALAEYLFTYRRGRRER; this is encoded by the coding sequence ATGGTCCTCGGCGCTGCCGGCATGCTTGGCGCCGATGTCGTCAGAGTTTTGGCCGATGCTCACCATGTACTACCGCGCACCCGTAATGACTGGGATATAACCGACCCCGTGGCCTGCCGGGCAGATATTACCGCTATAAAGCCTGATGTGGTCATAAACTGCGCGGCATTTACTAAGGTAGATGACTGCGAGAGCTGGCCGGATAAGGCGTTTTCCGTCAATGGCGAGGCGGTAAAACATATCGCCGCCGCCTGCCGGACAGTCAATAGCCGCCTTATCCAGATCAGCACCGACTATGTCTTCGACGGGACAAAGGGCGCGCCTTACCGGGAGGAAGACACACCTAACCCCATCAATGTTTATGGCCGGTCAAAATTAAAGGGCGAAGAATACGCCTTGAAAATCGAAGGTTCCATGGTTATTCGCGCATCCTGGCTCTATGGCCGGAACGGCTCTAATTTTGTGGATACCATCCTTCGCCTGGCAAAAAAAAAGAAGACACTTACCGTGGTCGATGACCAGTTCGGGTCTCCTACTTATACCTCTGACTTGGCCGGGGCTATCGGCAGGCTGGTGCAAAAAGAATTAACCGGCATCATCCATGTAACCAATAGCGGCATCTGCTCCTGGTATGAATTTGCCAGAGAGATATTGAAAATTGCCGGCAAAAAGGATGTCTCCATTGCGGCCATAAAAACTGCCGGGTTAAGTCGCCCGGCGAAGCGGCCTCACTTCTCTGCACTCGATAATAGCCGTTATATCGCCATTACCGGTCAGTCTCTCAGGCCCTGGCCGGAGGCGTTGGCTGAGTATCTTTTCACTTACCGCAGAGGTCGCCGAGAACGCTGA
- the rfbB gene encoding dTDP-glucose 4,6-dehydratase: MHILITGGCGFIASNFIHYLLERYDYRIINLDALTYAGNPENLREFENDPRYKFIHGRIEDVNAVKKALRGVDRIVHFAAESHVDRSITNAQPFIQTNVAGTQVLLDAGRQAKIDRFIHVSTDEVYGSLGDKDRFMETTPLAPNSPYAASKAASDLLVRATAKTHGLPAIITRCSNNYGPYQFPEKLIPLMITNALEDKPLPVYGDGLNVRDWIYVTDHCAALDTILHRGIVGETYNIGGESERKNIDVVKTILRLLGKSESLVTFVDDRPGHDRRYAMDIEKIRRQLKWSPAVTFEKGLEITIDWYRRNEKWWRRVKSGRYRQYYRKMYGQRLAEGKKQ; encoded by the coding sequence ATGCATATATTAATAACCGGTGGCTGCGGATTTATCGCAAGTAATTTTATTCATTACCTCCTTGAGCGTTATGATTATCGCATCATTAACCTGGACGCACTGACCTATGCGGGTAATCCGGAAAACCTAAGGGAGTTTGAAAACGACCCTCGCTATAAATTCATCCATGGCCGCATCGAGGACGTAAATGCCGTCAAAAAAGCTCTCCGCGGGGTAGACCGGATTGTACACTTTGCGGCTGAAAGCCACGTTGACCGTTCTATAACCAATGCCCAGCCCTTCATACAGACCAACGTAGCCGGCACACAGGTGCTCCTGGATGCCGGCAGGCAGGCAAAAATCGACCGGTTTATCCATGTCTCCACGGATGAGGTCTATGGAAGCCTCGGCGATAAGGACCGTTTTATGGAAACCACCCCGCTTGCCCCCAATAGCCCTTATGCCGCCTCCAAGGCCGCATCTGACCTCCTGGTGCGGGCAACCGCTAAAACCCATGGCCTTCCGGCCATAATCACCCGCTGCTCAAATAACTACGGCCCTTACCAGTTCCCGGAAAAACTCATCCCTCTTATGATTACCAATGCCCTGGAAGATAAACCGCTGCCGGTCTATGGCGACGGACTGAACGTGCGGGACTGGATATACGTAACCGATCACTGCGCGGCCCTGGATACCATCCTCCATAGAGGGATAGTAGGCGAAACTTACAATATCGGCGGTGAGTCGGAACGAAAAAATATTGATGTGGTAAAAACTATCCTCCGTTTACTCGGAAAATCCGAGTCCCTGGTCACTTTTGTTGATGATCGCCCCGGACATGACCGGCGCTATGCCATGGACATAGAAAAAATCAGACGCCAGCTGAAGTGGAGCCCCGCGGTCACCTTTGAAAAGGGTCTGGAAATCACCATAGACTGGTACCGGCGAAATGAAAAATGGTGGCGCAGGGTCAAGAGCGGCAGGTACAGACAGTATTACCGGAAGATGTACGGCCAGAGGCTGGCAGAAGGCAAGAAGCAGTGA
- a CDS encoding dTDP-4-dehydrorhamnose 3,5-epimerase family protein, translating into MAQFKNGIIQGIIVKDIKRHADERGWLVECFRHDEVPSEIQPAMAYVSITLPGVARGPHEHIEQTDYFCFLGPGNFKVVLWDNRKESPTVNVRQVILAGEDNPKIVIVPPGVVHGYKNIGNIDGQVLNFPNRLYAGPGRTQKVDEIRHEASALSPFKMDE; encoded by the coding sequence ATGGCGCAGTTTAAAAATGGGATTATCCAGGGTATCATAGTAAAGGATATTAAAAGGCATGCAGATGAGCGCGGCTGGCTGGTAGAGTGTTTTCGCCACGACGAAGTACCTTCAGAGATTCAGCCGGCCATGGCCTATGTCTCTATTACCCTGCCCGGCGTTGCGCGCGGGCCGCACGAACATATAGAACAAACAGACTATTTCTGTTTTCTGGGGCCGGGCAATTTTAAGGTCGTCCTCTGGGATAACCGCAAGGAATCCCCCACGGTCAACGTCAGGCAGGTCATACTCGCCGGTGAAGATAATCCAAAGATAGTCATTGTCCCTCCCGGCGTAGTACACGGATATAAAAATATTGGAAATATAGATGGACAGGTATTGAACTTCCCCAATCGGCTTTATGCCGGTCCGGGGCGTACACAAAAAGTGGACGAGATACGCCACGAGGCAAGCGCTTTATCCCCTTTCAAAATGGACGAGTAA
- a CDS encoding glucose-1-phosphate thymidylyltransferase, producing MSKMRRGVKNIKALILSGGKGTRLRPLTHTMAKQLVPVANKPILGYVFEHIKEAGIRDIGVIVAPETQAEVRAYLGHGEKWDVKITYILQKEPLGLAHAVKTAQKFLKDSPFVMYLGDNLLGKGIKEALDKFRKTASDALLFLKKVPNPRAFGVAVLNGKGRIKKLIEKPKNPPSDLALVGVYLFSPRIHEAIGRIQPSWRGELEITDAIQELIHMDARVEGEVLDCWWLDTGKKDDFLAANTTVLDDYVKRRVDGFVDEKSEVSGRVHVDTTARVINSIIRGPVIIGPGVEIVDSFIGPYTSIGEGTHITNSVIEHSVILSQVIIEGVPRLEDSILGREAKIIKNQTRHKALRLMVGDQSLVEV from the coding sequence ATGTCGAAGATGCGCCGAGGCGTAAAAAACATCAAGGCCCTGATCCTTTCCGGTGGTAAGGGAACCAGGCTGCGGCCGTTGACGCACACCATGGCCAAGCAGCTTGTGCCCGTGGCCAATAAACCCATACTGGGCTATGTCTTTGAACATATTAAGGAGGCCGGCATAAGAGATATTGGGGTTATCGTGGCCCCCGAAACCCAGGCAGAGGTAAGGGCCTATCTGGGCCATGGAGAAAAATGGGACGTGAAGATTACCTATATTCTCCAAAAAGAACCTCTGGGTCTGGCCCATGCCGTAAAAACAGCGCAAAAATTCCTTAAGGACTCGCCTTTTGTCATGTATCTGGGAGATAACCTCCTCGGCAAGGGCATAAAAGAGGCCCTGGACAAGTTTCGAAAAACGGCATCCGATGCCCTCCTGTTTCTGAAAAAGGTACCTAATCCGAGGGCCTTTGGCGTGGCCGTGCTCAACGGTAAGGGACGCATTAAAAAACTCATTGAAAAACCCAAAAACCCTCCCTCCGACCTGGCCCTGGTGGGCGTCTATCTCTTTTCCCCGCGCATACACGAGGCTATCGGCCGTATCCAGCCTTCCTGGCGCGGTGAGTTGGAGATAACCGATGCCATACAGGAACTCATCCACATGGACGCGCGGGTGGAAGGAGAGGTCCTTGACTGCTGGTGGCTCGACACCGGCAAAAAAGACGATTTTCTGGCCGCGAATACGACCGTACTCGATGACTACGTTAAACGCCGGGTCGATGGTTTTGTCGATGAAAAAAGTGAAGTCTCAGGTCGCGTCCATGTCGATACCACGGCCAGGGTAATAAACAGCATCATACGCGGGCCGGTCATAATAGGGCCGGGGGTCGAGATTGTCGATTCCTTTATCGGTCCTTATACAAGTATAGGCGAAGGAACCCATATCACCAATTCGGTTATCGAGCATTCCGTTATTCTTTCCCAGGTCATTATTGAAGGCGTCCCGCGCCTGGAAGACAGTATCCTGGGCCGGGAAGCAAAGATTATCAAAAATCAGACCCGGCACAAGGCCCTGCGCCTCATGGTGGGTGACCAGTCACTGGTAGAGGTATGA
- the xseA gene encoding exodeoxyribonuclease VII large subunit produces the protein MIERPEKKVLTVSALTQSIKFLVEANFPFVWVEGEISNLREISSGTTYFTLKDETAQISVVLFKINRRYLRFQPEDGMYVVCQGRVSVYEARGEYQLIIDHMEPRGVGALQQAFLQLKERLEKEGLFAAERKKKLPLLPDRIAVISSITGAALYDFLRTACARFANVSILVYPARMQGEGAAKEMAEAILGLNRLKGIDVIVLARGGGSFEDLWAFNEEILARAISASKIPVVSAVGHEIDFTIADFVADVRAATPTAAAELVVPRKDDLSYKIDMLQLRLTRAAGREHALFKERLAHFITRLARVRSRIQDGRLKVDTFYLEMRHNLLSQIQGLRRLLDSYSLRLGERHPREQVRTARFKVDVLKRELEVKTGQHLAQQGASFRELATRLEGANPMAILGRGYSITELWPDGKILRDTKDVAIDSPVRVRLSKGKLFCRVEKVTE, from the coding sequence ATGATCGAGAGACCGGAAAAGAAGGTTTTAACCGTTTCCGCCTTAACACAGTCAATTAAGTTTCTGGTTGAGGCCAACTTCCCCTTTGTCTGGGTAGAAGGTGAAATATCAAACCTGCGAGAGATCTCGTCCGGTACCACGTATTTCACCTTAAAGGACGAAACTGCCCAGATAAGTGTGGTGCTTTTCAAGATCAACAGACGCTATCTTCGTTTTCAACCGGAAGACGGGATGTATGTGGTCTGCCAGGGACGCGTTAGCGTTTACGAGGCTCGCGGGGAATATCAGCTCATCATTGACCACATGGAGCCAAGAGGGGTCGGCGCCTTGCAGCAGGCCTTTCTCCAGCTCAAGGAAAGGCTGGAAAAGGAAGGCCTTTTTGCCGCAGAGCGGAAAAAGAAACTGCCGTTACTTCCTGACCGTATAGCCGTCATAAGCTCGATTACCGGCGCGGCCCTCTATGACTTTCTGCGCACGGCCTGCGCCCGTTTCGCCAATGTGAGTATTCTCGTATATCCCGCCCGCATGCAGGGTGAAGGGGCGGCGAAGGAGATGGCCGAGGCCATTTTGGGCCTTAATAGGTTGAAGGGCATAGATGTCATAGTACTGGCTCGCGGCGGCGGGTCGTTTGAGGACCTCTGGGCCTTTAATGAGGAGATCCTGGCCAGGGCCATTTCTGCCTCGAAAATTCCGGTAGTCTCTGCCGTGGGACATGAGATTGACTTTACTATAGCCGATTTTGTGGCCGATGTCCGGGCGGCTACCCCTACGGCTGCGGCCGAACTTGTCGTCCCCAGAAAGGATGATTTAAGTTATAAGATTGACATGCTGCAACTCCGGCTTACCAGGGCGGCGGGGAGAGAACACGCCCTTTTTAAAGAAAGGCTGGCCCATTTTATAACGAGACTGGCCAGGGTAAGAAGCCGCATTCAGGACGGCCGCCTGAAGGTAGATACCTTCTACCTGGAGATGAGGCATAATCTTTTAAGTCAGATACAAGGCCTGCGCCGCTTGCTTGACAGCTATTCCCTTCGCCTTGGGGAGCGCCATCCACGTGAACAGGTACGGACGGCCCGGTTTAAAGTGGATGTCTTAAAAAGAGAATTAGAGGTAAAAACAGGGCAGCATCTGGCACAACAGGGCGCCTCTTTTCGGGAACTCGCGACCCGTCTGGAAGGCGCTAACCCTATGGCCATTCTTGGCCGGGGTTACAGTATAACCGAATTATGGCCGGATGGAAAAATCCTGCGCGATACAAAAGACGTAGCCATTGATTCCCCGGTCAGGGTGAGGCTTTCTAAGGGAAAGTTGTTTTGCCGGGTGGAAAAGGTTACGGAATGA
- a CDS encoding M23 family metallopeptidase: MEKISYQLIIFVFYFFLTIGFPGTASCADERPAWTLHPAKLAIGQVGLFSISDVPATRMTATFLNRPVYFHPASGSLAALLPVDISTPPGKYPLTIEYEHIHHGTKKVITIQVEVHPYEFPVEELTLPEKMVTFPEEILKRIQDEKEAVDAVFEETNMSLLWNGGFIKPVEGDIVGLFGSRRILNGEERSRHMGVDIRGKEGTPIRCANSGRVALASDFYLLGSTVILNHGQGVFTIYCHLSKAAVKEGQQVAKGESLGEIGATGRATGPHLHWGAVICGARVDPLSLIEATAMVAEMRNSKAN, encoded by the coding sequence GTGGAAAAAATTTCTTACCAATTGATCATCTTTGTTTTCTATTTTTTCCTGACGATTGGTTTTCCGGGAACGGCTTCCTGTGCCGATGAACGTCCCGCCTGGACTCTCCATCCGGCTAAACTGGCCATAGGGCAGGTAGGTCTCTTTTCTATTAGCGACGTACCCGCTACCCGAATGACCGCCACCTTTCTTAATCGTCCGGTTTATTTTCACCCCGCTTCGGGAAGTCTGGCGGCCTTACTACCGGTGGACATATCCACACCGCCGGGGAAATATCCGCTCACCATCGAGTATGAGCACATCCACCACGGCACAAAGAAGGTGATAACCATCCAGGTGGAGGTGCACCCCTATGAGTTTCCTGTAGAGGAACTTACTCTGCCTGAAAAGATGGTTACGTTTCCAGAGGAAATACTTAAGCGCATACAAGATGAAAAGGAGGCCGTAGATGCGGTTTTTGAGGAAACCAACATGTCTCTGCTCTGGAACGGAGGTTTTATTAAACCCGTGGAGGGCGATATAGTCGGTTTATTTGGCAGCAGGCGCATCTTAAACGGCGAGGAGCGTAGTCGCCATATGGGTGTTGATATCCGGGGAAAAGAGGGGACGCCGATCCGTTGTGCGAATAGTGGACGTGTAGCCCTGGCCAGCGATTTTTATCTCCTGGGCAGTACGGTTATTTTGAATCATGGCCAGGGGGTGTTTACTATATACTGTCACCTCTCAAAAGCGGCGGTGAAAGAAGGGCAGCAGGTGGCTAAAGGAGAGTCACTTGGTGAAATAGGGGCTACAGGAAGGGCTACCGGGCCGCATCTGCACTGGGGCGCGGTTATTTGTGGCGCAAGGGTGGACCCGCTGTCCCTTATCGAGGCCACGGCTATGGTTGCAGAAATGAGAAATTCAAAAGCGAATTAG
- the xseB gene encoding exodeoxyribonuclease VII small subunit: protein MGKENFEEAMQKLEEIVRALEAGDLSLEESLKKFEEGVKLSQFCLRKLDEAEKKIELLVKGEGGKLLTRPFDPEGNM, encoded by the coding sequence ATGGGCAAGGAAAACTTTGAAGAGGCCATGCAGAAGTTAGAAGAGATCGTCCGGGCGCTGGAGGCCGGCGATCTATCTCTCGAAGAATCGTTGAAAAAATTTGAAGAAGGGGTTAAGCTCTCACAGTTTTGTCTCCGTAAACTTGACGAAGCAGAGAAGAAGATTGAACTTCTGGTAAAAGGCGAAGGCGGTAAGTTATTGACCAGGCCCTTTGATCCGGAAGGGAATATGTAA
- a CDS encoding polyprenyl synthetase family protein — protein sequence MDLKTYIAERRALVDQALDRRLPKEEGPAEEVMRAMRYSVFAGGKRVRPILCLAACEAMGGDIEQALTVACALECIHTYSLIHDDLPAMDDDDYRRGVPTCHKVFGEAMAILAGDGLLTFAFQLMSGVSHNVGRRKFNSIEATRVIARAAGVHGMVGGQVVDMASEGKEADAGTVRYIHTHKTAALIAGSIQAGALIAGGRRNKIDSLGRYGEALGLAFQVIDDILDIEGDPKEMGKATGSDIRKKKATYPSVYGLEESRVIAKKLIEEAIGSLRGFGAEAEPLRAIAHYILDRKK from the coding sequence GTGGATTTAAAGACCTATATTGCTGAGCGCAGGGCGTTGGTTGACCAGGCCCTGGACAGGCGCCTGCCGAAGGAAGAAGGTCCGGCCGAGGAGGTTATGCGGGCTATGCGCTACAGCGTCTTTGCCGGGGGCAAACGGGTGCGGCCAATCCTGTGCCTGGCCGCCTGTGAGGCCATGGGCGGAGATATAGAACAGGCTTTAACTGTAGCCTGCGCCCTGGAATGTATTCACACCTATTCGCTCATTCACGATGACCTGCCGGCTATGGACGATGACGACTATCGCCGCGGGGTGCCAACCTGCCACAAGGTCTTTGGAGAGGCCATGGCCATACTGGCCGGTGACGGCCTTCTTACTTTTGCCTTTCAATTAATGTCCGGCGTCTCACATAATGTGGGGAGGCGTAAGTTCAACTCCATCGAGGCCACCCGGGTGATAGCCCGTGCCGCTGGAGTGCACGGTATGGTGGGCGGCCAGGTTGTGGATATGGCCTCCGAAGGCAAAGAGGCGGATGCCGGGACCGTCCGGTACATTCATACGCATAAGACCGCAGCCCTTATCGCCGGTTCGATTCAGGCCGGGGCCTTAATAGCGGGTGGCCGCCGGAATAAGATAGATTCTCTGGGGCGTTATGGAGAGGCCCTGGGACTGGCCTTTCAGGTAATTGATGATATTCTGGATATCGAGGGTGATCCAAAAGAGATGGGTAAGGCTACGGGTAGTGATATAAGAAAAAAGAAGGCTACCTATCCATCTGTTTATGGGCTTGAGGAATCCAGGGTCATAGCCAAAAAGCTTATTGAAGAGGCTATAGGCAGCCTGCGTGGGTTTGGGGCCGAGGCCGAGCCCCTTCGGGCCATAGCCCACTATATTTTAGATAGAAAAAAGTGA